Genomic window (bacterium):
CGAGTTGTGGTACCCGGTGATGCGTTTCCGCGAGGCCGGGGCGACCGTGACGATCGTCGGCCCGAAGGCCGGCGAGCTGTACAAGAGCAAGGAAGGGTTCCCCGCGAAGGCCGACATCTCCATGGACGACGCGAAAGCGTCCGACTTCGATGCGGTCATCGTCCCCGGCGGCTACGCGCCCGACCACATGCGCCGCCACCAGCCGATGCTGAAGCTCGTCCGCGAGGCGTTTCAGCAGGGGAAGATCGTCGCGTCGATCTGCCACGCCGGTTGGGTGCCGATCTCGGCGGGCATCGTGAAGGGCAAGACTATGACCTGCGTCAGCGCGATCAAGGATGACATCATCAACGCCGGCGCGACCTACGTCGACAAGGAAGTTGTCGTCGACGGCAACCTGATCTCGTCGCGGACGCCGCCGGATCTGCCGGCGTTCTGCCGGGAGATCATCAAAGCGCTGAGTCTTGCCGAAGTCGGCGCGCGGGCGTAGCGGCTGACGACCATCATCCGGCGGGCGGCGGCGATCCTCCGATGATCATCGCGGGGTTTCCCGTCGGCTCGGTCGGCGCAAATTGCTACATCTTCGGGGACGACGCGACCCGCGAGGTCTTCGTTATCGATCCGGGCGACGAGGCGGAGCGCATCCTCGCGGAGCTGCGCCGCCTGGACGCGCGGCCCGTAGCGATCGTGAACACGCACGGGCACTTCGACCACGTCATGGCGGTCGACGAGGTGCGGCGGGCGACGCACGTGCCGTTCTGGATCCACGAGGGGGAGCGGCCGGTACTGGAGAGCGGGCCGAGCCGGGCGAAAGTGCTGTTTGGAATCGACCTTCCGCCCTCGCCTGTCCCCGACCGCTGGATCGCCGAAGGTGACGTGCTGTCCGTCGGCGGCCTCCGGCTGACCGTGCGGCACACGCCGGGGCACAGCCCGGGTGGCGTCTGTCTTGTCGGCGACGGCCTCGTCTTCACCGGCGACACGCTTTTCGCGGGCAGTGTGGGCCGCACCGACTTGCCCGGGGCCAACCAGGACGCGCTGTTCGCGTCGATCGCGCGCGTGCTGCTGCCGCTGCCCGACGAGACGGTGTGTTATCCCGGCCACGGACCGGAGACGACGATCGGCGAAGAGAAAAGGGGCAACCCGTTCATCGTCCCGCTCGTGCGTTCTCGCGGCGGAGGCGCGCGGTGAGCACGCGCGTCGAGGCGCCGCGGAACATCGAGCCGCCGGAGCTTCGCGCGCGCATCCGCCGCGGCGAATGGCGGCGGCCGACGGCGGGGCTCGCCGCCGGCTACGCGCAGGCCAATCTCGTCGTGCTGCCCCGCGAGGCGGCCTACGACTTCCTCGTCTTTTGCCAGCGCAACCCGAAGCCGTGCCCGTTGCTCGAGGTCACCGATCCGGGCAACCCGGAGCCCGTGACCACGGCGCCGGGCGCCGACCTCCGGGTCGACCTGCCGAGATATCGGATCTACCGCCGCGACCGGCCGGTCGCGGAAGAGGACGACGTCCGATCGTACTGGCGCGACGATCTCGTGGCGTTTCTGCTCGGCTGCTCCTTTACGTTCGAGACCGCGATGCAGCACGCGGGCATCCCGGTCCGGCACGTCGAATGCGGCCGGAACGTTCCGATGTATGTCACGTCGACGCTCTGCCGGCCTGCGGGCGCGCTGCACGGCCCGATGGTCGTCTCGATGCGCCCGCTGCCCGCGGCGCAGATCCCGCGCGCCGTGCTGGTAACCGGGCGGTACACACGGGCGCACGGGGCGCCGGTGCACATCGGCGACCCCGCGGCGATCGGCATCAAGGACCTCGGCCGGCCCGACTACGGCGAGCCGCCGGTGATCGAGCCCGGCGAGGTGCCGGTGTTCTGGGCCTGCGGCGTGACCCCGCAGGCGATGGCGGCGGCGGCGGGCGTCGAGTTCATGATCACGCACGCGCCGGGCCACATGTTCGTGACGGACCTGCGCGACGAGGACCTCGCTGCCGGATAGCATCCGCGTCTCCACGGCAGGCGTGGTTTTGGAGGGCGATCTCGACGCCCCGGCCGCCGGCCGGGGCGTCGTCCTCTTCGCCCACGGCAGCGGCAGCAGCCGCTTCAGCCCCCGCAACCGCGCCGTCGCCGCCGTCCTCCGGCGGTCGGGCGTCGGCACCCTGCTCATTGACCTCCTCACGAGGGACGAGGAGGCGGCGGACGAGCGGATCGCGCAGCTGCGCTTCGACATCGGCGTGCTCGCGCGGCGCCTCGGCGGCATCGTCGAGTGGCTGGCGGGCCGGCCGGAGGCGCGGGATGGGATCGGGCTCTTCGGCGCGAGCACAGGCGCCGCGGCCGCGGCGACCGCGGCGGCGGCACATCCGGACGTGGTGGCCGCGGTCGTGTCCCGCGGCGGCCGGATCGACCTCGCCGGGCCCGGCGTTCTCGAGCGGCTGCGGGCGCCGACGCTTCTGATCGTGGGCGAACGCGACGCCCCGGTGCTGGACCTGAACGCGGCGGCGCTCGGGCGCATCCCCGCGGTGCGGGCCCTGGCGATCGTCCCGGGCGCCTCGCACCTCTTCGAAGAATCCGGGACCCTCGAGGAGGTCGTGCGTCTCGCCGCGATGTGGTTCGGACGGTATCTCGGCGGAAGGGCTCCCGAGCCGACGGGTTGAGCCTACCGCTCGTCTGGGATCATCGCGGAGCGGCCGAGCGACCGCGCGTCGCGCGACGGCCACCGGCCTGACTCCGCGAGCGTCAAGAACTCCAGCACCGCCGCGTTGAACGCGGCCGGCTCTTCCAGGTTCACGACGTGGCCGGTGTTCGGCACGACGAGCAGGCCGGCCGTCGTGATCTGCCGTTTCATGAACACGCCCGGCCCGAGACACGGCTCATCCTCATCACCGGTCACGATCAGCGTGGGCACCGCCAGGCGCGCCAGGCGGTCCTTCAACGCATAGACCGCGGGCCGCCGGCCCTGTACGCCGCGCAGGGTGAGCGAGCTGCCGGTGGACGAGTGCCGCGCGAGCGCGTCGGCGAAGGCCCGCCATCCGTGCGGGTCCTTGCGCTGGAACTGGACGCGCATCGGGCCCTCCGCGTACAGCGGCGCCACCGCCGTCATCCCGTCGCGCTGGATGCGCGCGCCGAGGGCGTCCGCCTCCCGCCGGAAGACCTCCGGATCGTCCGACCCGTAACCGCACCCGGCGACCACGAGCGAGCGCGCGAGGTCGGGATCGCGCAGGCCGAAGTGGAGGGTCGCGTAGCCGCCCATCGAGAGGCCGCAGACGTGCGCCGGTCCGCCCGCGGCCTGCTCGACGACGGCGCGCAGGTCGTCGACGGCGATGTCCTGCGAGTACGCGTCGAGGGTTTCCGGCACATCCGACGGCGGATAGCCGCGCGCGTTGTACGTGATCACCTTGTACCGGCGGGCAAAGCACGCAACTTGGGGATCCCAGCTGCGGCAGTCGCCGGCGAACTCGTGGACGAAGACGAGCGGCGTGCCCTGCCCGGTGACCTCGTAGTAGAGCCGTACCCCGTGGACCGATGCGAAGGGCATGGGGTCCTCCTAGCGGACGCGCACTTCGACGCCGAGCGCGCGCTCCCACACTTTAATGAGCGCGATCGTATCCTCGCCGTCGAGGCCGAGCCCGCGCGCGAGCGCGTACGTCACGAGCGCGCCGGCGGTCATCGGTTGCGCGTGGTTGACCTCCTCGGCCAGCTCGCGGCCGAGCCGCAGATCCTTGTGGCCGAGCTCGAGGCGGAACGACGCGGCGAAATCGTTGTTCAGAATCCGCGCCCCGCGGGTCGGAATCGCGAACGTGGCGCCGGAGCCGGCCGCGAGCGCCTCGAGCATCCGCGCGGGATCGAGGCCGAGGCGCACGCCGAGCGGCAGGACCTCCGCGAGCAGCGCCATCGAGCCCTGGGACAGCATTTGATTCAGCAGCTTGGTGACGTGGCCGGTCCCCGCCGGGCCCATGTGCATCACGGTCTTTCCCATCGCCTCGAGCGCGGGCCGCACGCGCCCGACCGGGTCCGCGTCGCCGCCGACGTAGATCGTGAGCGTTCCCGCGGCGGCACCGCGCACGCCGCCCGTGATCGGTGCGTCGACCATCGCCAGCCGGCGCGCCCCGAGCCGCGCGGCGAGCATGCGGGTCGAGGCCGGCCGGCTGGTGCCCATGTC
Coding sequences:
- a CDS encoding putative hydro-lyase is translated as MSTRVEAPRNIEPPELRARIRRGEWRRPTAGLAAGYAQANLVVLPREAAYDFLVFCQRNPKPCPLLEVTDPGNPEPVTTAPGADLRVDLPRYRIYRRDRPVAEEDDVRSYWRDDLVAFLLGCSFTFETAMQHAGIPVRHVECGRNVPMYVTSTLCRPAGALHGPMVVSMRPLPAAQIPRAVLVTGRYTRAHGAPVHIGDPAAIGIKDLGRPDYGEPPVIEPGEVPVFWACGVTPQAMAAAAGVEFMITHAPGHMFVTDLRDEDLAAG
- a CDS encoding hydrolase; this encodes MVLEGDLDAPAAGRGVVLFAHGSGSSRFSPRNRAVAAVLRRSGVGTLLIDLLTRDEEAADERIAQLRFDIGVLARRLGGIVEWLAGRPEARDGIGLFGASTGAAAAATAAAAHPDVVAAVVSRGGRIDLAGPGVLERLRAPTLLIVGERDAPVLDLNAAALGRIPAVRALAIVPGASHLFEESGTLEEVVRLAAMWFGRYLGGRAPEPTG
- a CDS encoding type 1 glutamine amidotransferase domain-containing protein, with the translated sequence MELTGKRVAVLAENYYENLELWYPVMRFREAGATVTIVGPKAGELYKSKEGFPAKADISMDDAKASDFDAVIVPGGYAPDHMRRHQPMLKLVREAFQQGKIVASICHAGWVPISAGIVKGKTMTCVSAIKDDIINAGATYVDKEVVVDGNLISSRTPPDLPAFCREIIKALSLAEVGARA
- a CDS encoding alpha/beta fold hydrolase, with amino-acid sequence MPFASVHGVRLYYEVTGQGTPLVFVHEFAGDCRSWDPQVACFARRYKVITYNARGYPPSDVPETLDAYSQDIAVDDLRAVVEQAAGGPAHVCGLSMGGYATLHFGLRDPDLARSLVVAGCGYGSDDPEVFRREADALGARIQRDGMTAVAPLYAEGPMRVQFQRKDPHGWRAFADALARHSSTGSSLTLRGVQGRRPAVYALKDRLARLAVPTLIVTGDEDEPCLGPGVFMKRQITTAGLLVVPNTGHVVNLEEPAAFNAAVLEFLTLAESGRWPSRDARSLGRSAMIPDER
- a CDS encoding MBL fold metallo-hydrolase, with translation MIIAGFPVGSVGANCYIFGDDATREVFVIDPGDEAERILAELRRLDARPVAIVNTHGHFDHVMAVDEVRRATHVPFWIHEGERPVLESGPSRAKVLFGIDLPPSPVPDRWIAEGDVLSVGGLRLTVRHTPGHSPGGVCLVGDGLVFTGDTLFAGSVGRTDLPGANQDALFASIARVLLPLPDETVCYPGHGPETTIGEEKRGNPFIVPLVRSRGGGAR
- a CDS encoding NAD(P)-dependent oxidoreductase; the encoded protein is MSERIGFIGVGAMGQPMAANLLRRGFSVTTAVHRRAEPVRALETQGARVAASLGDVIAESTIVIACVPTSAEVEEIVLGPGGVLEAARDGAVFVDMGTSRPASTRMLAARLGARRLAMVDAPITGGVRGAAAGTLTIYVGGDADPVGRVRPALEAMGKTVMHMGPAGTGHVTKLLNQMLSQGSMALLAEVLPLGVRLGLDPARMLEALAAGSGATFAIPTRGARILNNDFAASFRLELGHKDLRLGRELAEEVNHAQPMTAGALVTYALARGLGLDGEDTIALIKVWERALGVEVRVR